Proteins encoded in a region of the Flavobacterium sp. MDT1-60 genome:
- a CDS encoding biopolymer transporter ExbD codes for MAKIKMKKKSTSTDMTAMCDVAFLLLTFFILTATAKVPEALPVDMPASVAEFKLPDTDLAIITVGKGADGKSKVFFDLKGREIRKKTLEGMGAKFGITFTEEDKTKFALMDDFGVPVANLKQIIDMKASDRVKANQPGIPIDSLDNQLKEWLLVSRRASIDIDDKELQIAIKGDAKEQYPQIKKIMDILQDQKINSFNLVTGTRGKDF; via the coding sequence ATGGCTAAAATAAAAATGAAAAAAAAGTCAACATCGACAGATATGACTGCCATGTGTGATGTTGCGTTCCTTTTGCTTACGTTCTTTATTTTGACCGCTACTGCTAAGGTGCCTGAAGCACTTCCTGTAGACATGCCTGCTTCCGTTGCTGAATTTAAATTGCCTGATACAGATTTGGCAATTATTACAGTAGGAAAAGGTGCAGACGGGAAAAGCAAAGTGTTTTTTGACCTAAAAGGTAGAGAGATTCGTAAAAAAACTCTTGAAGGAATGGGGGCAAAATTCGGTATAACTTTCACAGAAGAGGATAAAACTAAATTTGCTTTAATGGATGACTTTGGTGTTCCTGTTGCAAATTTAAAGCAAATCATTGACATGAAAGCATCTGACAGAGTGAAAGCAAATCAACCTGGAATTCCAATCGATTCTTTGGACAATCAATTAAAAGAATGGCTTTTAGTTTCAAGAAGAGCTTCTATCGACATTGATGATAAGGAATTGCAGATTGCAATTAAAGGAGATGCTAAAGAACAGTATCCACAAATTAAAAAGATTATGGATATTCTACAAGATCAGAAAATCAATTCCTTTAACTTAGTTACAGGTACAAGAGGAAAAGACTTTTAA
- a CDS encoding biopolymer transporter ExbD yields the protein MAELNTGDGGGGKGGKVRSKKQNSKVDLTAMVDLAFLLITFFMLTTSLSKPQSMDLSLPNKEDDKTKTEDTKVDENLTMTVILGENNKLTYYMGLLSAPKVGPKDIAYGKDGIRKELLKRKKLASEYAASIGKPKNGIIVIIKPTKKSNYRNLVDILDEMAISGVKTYAIVPEFTPEENKLVEKK from the coding sequence ATGGCTGAATTAAATACCGGCGACGGTGGTGGCGGAAAAGGTGGTAAAGTAAGAAGTAAAAAGCAAAATTCTAAAGTCGATTTAACGGCAATGGTGGATTTGGCATTCTTATTGATCACGTTCTTTATGTTAACCACATCGTTGTCAAAACCTCAATCGATGGATTTGTCTTTGCCAAATAAGGAAGATGATAAGACGAAGACAGAAGATACTAAAGTAGATGAGAATCTTACTATGACTGTGATATTAGGAGAAAATAATAAGTTGACTTATTATATGGGATTATTGTCTGCACCTAAAGTTGGACCAAAAGATATTGCATATGGTAAAGATGGTATTCGTAAAGAATTGCTTAAACGAAAGAAATTAGCTTCAGAATATGCTGCTTCGATAGGAAAACCTAAAAATGGAATTATAGTTATCATTAAGCCAACTAAAAAATCGAATTACCGTAATTTAGTGGATATTTTGGATGAAATGGCTATTAGTGGAGTTAAAACTTATGCTATTGTTCCTGAGTTTACACCGGAAGAAAATAAATTGGTAGAGAAAAAGTAA